CTGTTCCATCCAAAGTTCTCGTCTCTAAAGGCATTGTCTGTTGAAAAGGAGCAGGACCGGGAGCACAGGCAGAAGCAGAACGACAAGCAGGGGATGAAGCATGAGGACCTGGAGCTCTCTTTGAAGCAGGTGCTTGCAAGCTAGCATCGTACCCCATCTCCCCCCTCTTATCAAAATTAGTTTTGGCCTTAACATTAGCCCAATTCTCCTCAAAAATCTTCAACAATGTATCTGCCATAGTATGCACATCCTGCCCTTTCTCATTATACTTCATAGCATTATTAAAAGTCAACCTAACATCCTCCGCAAACTCCTTTGGCGACTTATAACAATTCTTACTCAGCCTACTCTTCACTGTCCCTAAATCCATTGGATGcttaataatcttaaaataatcaTGCAACTTCAACTTCTTCACATCCACTGGCACATTAAACACCCATCCATATTGATGTTTCATCAACTTCCCTAACAACTCCCCACACTCTTTAACCAAATGCTTACTGAACTCCGCCGCCACCCCTTGTCCCGCACCACCGCCACACTGTTTCAACTTCTTGTTCGAATTCACCggggttttcttcttctcattacCATCCAACGGCCGCGAATTGGTGTGTCCCACATAACTAACTTCAGAATTAACCCTATCAAGAGTTCCAATTCTATGGCCACCACTATTACCTTTTATTCTATTATTAAGATTATCATTAAAGGAAGATTGAGACTTTTCTATGGAATCAAGTTTCTTTCGCAAGCTTCTAACTTGATCAAGTTCATTCTCTAATTTCCTCTTTAGATGtttaatttcagattttggCCTTGAATTCAAGTTGATTTTAACTCTACTACCATCATCAAATCTCACGTACCCGGGTAGTACTGACATGTTCCCATTCTGTGGGACCGGCTGTACGTGATTAAGACTTGAAGAGTCGTCTGACGCCACGGTTCCGTCGCGGTGGTTCTGCTTTCAAgaagaggaggtggtggtggtggtcgggttttttagattttgaaaaaaaaaaaattgtcggTGAGGGATATTGTTGTAATCTTAGGTCTGTTGTGGTGTTTTCGGGTATAAAAGTTTCTGTTGATATTGGGTCTCCTTTGTTGTTTCTTGTCTCCACAGTCCTCCTCTTCACACTGTAACCGTTCACGGAAGGTTCGAAACCCTAATTTCTTGAATCAAAACCCTAAttattccttttccttttcttttttttaccagGTTTAAAATCATAAGAACCTAGACTTATAATTTGACGGTTAACAGCTTGTTTGAAAACgccatattaaatattttaaaggttttttttattaaaaataatttataaatatatttttatatgaaatctactaatattaaaataatttttttaaataaaaaatattttttaatattttttatttaaaaatattattttaaaccataACAACTATTATAATCCCAACCAGGTTCTAAATTAAGATGACTTgccaagttatttttaaaaaaacaattctaatgaaatctaattatttatattttttaataaatttaaaataattaaaattaatttataaatacttaaatttatattttttatatataattttatccacttaaattattttttttaacttttcaatatgatgaattatttcttaaatgTAGGATAATTTATATGGTAtacaatcaagtttttttttttttttcaatgtgtgaTAACTATattacactttatttttttatacatagacTGTATTTatatgagttattttttaatttttttgatataggataattatatatagcttatatttacatgaattattttttaagtttttaatgtgaaataattatattacatttcatattttttatagtttatatccatataaattgtttattatatttttaatatgagataattatattatactactttcacatttctttttttatagctGAAATTTATATAcattgtttcaaaaaaatttagtgtggaaaatttaatacactaataatttttttttctattttt
This is a stretch of genomic DNA from Populus alba chromosome 11, ASM523922v2, whole genome shotgun sequence. It encodes these proteins:
- the LOC118035050 gene encoding transcription factor GTE3, chloroplastic isoform X2 yields the protein MSVLPGYVRFDDGSRVKINLNSRPKSEIKHLKRKLENELDQVRSLRKKLDSIEKSQSSFNDNLNNRIKGNSGGHRIGTLDRVNSEVSYVGHTNSRPLDGNEKKKTPVNSNKKLKQCGGGAGQGVAAEFSKHLVKECGELLGKLMKHQYGWVFNVPVDVKKLKLHDYFKIIKHPMDLGTVKSRLSKNCYKSPKEFAEDVRLTFNNAMKYNEKGQDVHTMADTLLKIFEENWANVKAKTNFDKRGEMGYDASLQAPASKRAPGPHASSPACRSASACAPGPAPFQQTMPLETRTLDGTDSLTELVHPNMKAAGQGRASVSKKPKKDTAKSKMTYEEKQKLSISLQSLPSDKLESVVQIIRKRNPGLFQQEDEIEVDIDSFDNETLWELHSYVTNYRKSTSKNDREAKVALQDREEAGDNMLGTKLTSATAEAPKELGSVQMTVPASSPIKEHKQGQCMSRSRCSSSFGSGSRSSSSGSDIDSSSGSGSDAGR
- the LOC118035050 gene encoding transcription factor GTE3, chloroplastic isoform X1 — protein: MSVLPGYVRFDDGSRVKINLNSRPKSEIKHLKRKLENELDQVRSLRKKLDSIEKSQSSFNDNLNNRIKGNSGGHRIGTLDRVNSEVSYVGHTNSRPLDGNEKKKTPVNSNKKLKQCGGGAGQGVAAEFSKHLVKECGELLGKLMKHQYGWVFNVPVDVKKLKLHDYFKIIKHPMDLGTVKSRLSKNCYKSPKEFAEDVRLTFNNAMKYNEKGQDVHTMADTLLKIFEENWANVKAKTNFDKRGEMGYDASLQAPASKRAPGPHASSPACRSASACAPGPAPFQQTMPLETRTLDGTDSLTELVHPNMKAAGQGRASVSKKPKKDTAKSKMTYEEKQKLSISLQSLPSDKLESVVQIIRKRNPGLFQQEDEIEVDIDSFDNETLWELHSYVTNYRKSTSKNDREAKVALQDREEAGDNMLGTKLTSATAEAPKELGSAVQMTVPASSPIKEHKQGQCMSRSRCSSSFGSGSRSSSSGSDIDSSSGSGSDAGR